The Gammaproteobacteria bacterium genome has a segment encoding these proteins:
- the pgi gene encoding glucose-6-phosphate isomerase yields MSGLTGRPQWRALQQHFTQVERLHLRELFAADASRGDRLAVEAAGLYLDYSKNRVTDETLQLLVGLAVACGLGDRIEAMFRGDRINVTEQRAALHVALRTPAGKRLVLDGTDVVAQVQAVLGRMAAFCERVRAGAWTGHTGKRIRNVVNIGIGGSDLGPVMAYEALRFYSERDLAFRFVSNVDGTDFVEAVHGLDPAETLFIVCSKTFTTLETIANARAARVWCLQSLRDEQAVARHFVAVSTNAAEVARFGIETDNMFGFWDWVGGRYSMDSAVGLSTMLAIGPERFGDMLAGFHAMDEHFRSAPFERNLPVLMGLLAIWYNNFFGAQTVAVLPYEQYLKRFPAYLQQLAMESNGKQVTLDGERVGYQTGAIYWGEPGTNGQHSFYQLLHQGTKLAPCDFIGFCNPLNPLGGQHDLLMANLFAQSEALAFGRAADEPHRHFDGNRPSNTLLAERLTPRALGALVALYEHSVFVQGAIWGIDSFDQWGVELGKALAARTAVELGAAGEPQLAHDSSTNALIRRYRNARMTGHDR; encoded by the coding sequence GTGAGCGGCCTGACCGGGCGGCCGCAGTGGCGCGCGCTGCAGCAGCACTTCACGCAGGTGGAGCGGCTGCACCTGCGCGAGCTGTTCGCGGCGGATGCATCGCGCGGCGACCGCCTTGCCGTCGAGGCGGCCGGCCTGTATCTCGATTACTCCAAGAACCGGGTCACCGACGAGACGCTGCAGCTGCTGGTCGGGCTCGCCGTGGCCTGCGGCCTCGGCGATCGCATCGAGGCGATGTTCCGTGGCGACCGGATCAACGTCACCGAGCAGCGCGCGGCGCTGCACGTCGCGCTGCGCACACCGGCGGGCAAGCGCCTGGTGCTGGACGGGACCGACGTCGTGGCGCAGGTGCAGGCGGTGCTCGGGCGCATGGCGGCGTTCTGCGAGCGGGTGCGCGCGGGCGCGTGGACCGGGCACACCGGCAAGCGTATCCGCAACGTCGTCAACATCGGCATCGGCGGCTCCGACCTCGGTCCGGTGATGGCCTACGAGGCGCTGCGCTTCTACAGCGAGCGTGACCTGGCGTTTCGCTTCGTCTCCAACGTGGACGGCACCGATTTCGTCGAGGCCGTGCACGGTCTTGACCCGGCCGAGACGCTGTTCATCGTCTGTTCCAAGACCTTTACTACGCTGGAAACGATCGCCAATGCGCGCGCCGCGCGCGTCTGGTGCCTGCAATCCCTGCGCGACGAGCAGGCGGTGGCGAGGCACTTCGTCGCCGTGTCCACCAATGCCGCCGAGGTCGCCCGCTTCGGCATCGAGACCGACAACATGTTCGGCTTCTGGGACTGGGTGGGCGGCCGCTATTCCATGGACTCGGCGGTCGGGCTGTCCACCATGCTCGCCATCGGGCCGGAGCGCTTCGGCGACATGCTGGCCGGCTTCCATGCGATGGACGAGCATTTCCGCAGCGCGCCCTTCGAGCGCAATCTGCCCGTCCTGATGGGGCTGCTGGCGATCTGGTACAACAATTTCTTCGGTGCGCAGACCGTCGCGGTGCTGCCCTACGAGCAGTACCTCAAGCGTTTTCCCGCCTATCTGCAGCAACTCGCCATGGAGAGCAACGGCAAGCAGGTCACCCTCGACGGCGAGCGGGTCGGCTACCAGACCGGAGCGATCTACTGGGGAGAGCCGGGCACGAACGGCCAGCACTCGTTCTACCAGCTCCTGCACCAGGGGACGAAGCTCGCGCCCTGCGACTTCATCGGCTTCTGCAATCCGCTCAACCCGCTGGGCGGGCAGCACGACCTGCTGATGGCGAACCTGTTCGCGCAAAGCGAGGCGCTTGCGTTCGGCCGGGCGGCCGATGAGCCGCACCGCCACTTCGACGGCAACCGGCCGAGCAACACCTTGCTCGCCGAACGCCTCACGCCGCGGGCGCTTGGCGCGCTGGTGGCGCTGTACGAGCACAGTGTGTTCGTGCAGGGCGCGATCTGGGGCATCGACTCCTTCGACCAGTGGGGCGTGGAACTCGGCAAGGCGCTCGCGGCGCGTACTGCGGTTGAGCTCGGCGCTGCGGGTGAGCCGCAGCTTGCGCACGACAGTTCCACCAATGCGCTCATCCGGCGGTACCGCAACGCACGGATGACCGGCCACGACCGGTGA
- a CDS encoding VPLPA-CTERM sorting domain-containing protein: protein MNIRRLGAIAGLLVSLAFAGTASAASISYYMDQSNAEPLLPDGVNYLQVTISDATYGLDLNAIRFDVTLLSPLTSIAGSNFGIQTFGFNTTQTVATVLAAITGLPGGWSASSNSNQDGFGKFELVNSGSGSSRQNPTLTFYISGVAGDAPIDYAALSSGNAGQGNVMFAAHVAGFLDQDPGAGELTSAYFGGSTVVPVPAAVWLLGSALGMMGVLRRRARS, encoded by the coding sequence ATGAACATTCGTCGACTCGGCGCCATCGCCGGACTTCTCGTTTCACTGGCCTTCGCGGGCACCGCCAGCGCGGCATCCATTTCCTACTACATGGATCAGAGCAATGCTGAGCCGCTGCTCCCGGACGGCGTCAACTACCTGCAGGTGACGATCTCCGATGCGACTTACGGACTCGATCTGAATGCCATCCGCTTCGATGTCACGCTGCTCTCGCCGTTGACGAGCATTGCGGGCAGCAACTTCGGCATCCAGACCTTCGGCTTCAACACGACGCAGACGGTTGCGACGGTGCTGGCGGCGATCACGGGCCTGCCGGGCGGCTGGTCGGCCTCATCGAACAGCAACCAGGATGGTTTCGGCAAGTTCGAGCTGGTGAACAGTGGCAGCGGCTCGAGCCGGCAGAATCCGACGCTGACGTTCTACATCTCCGGAGTCGCAGGCGACGCTCCGATCGACTACGCGGCGCTCTCGTCGGGCAATGCCGGGCAGGGCAACGTGATGTTCGCCGCGCATGTCGCTGGTTTCCTCGACCAGGATCCGGGCGCCGGTGAGTTGACCAGCGCCTACTTCGGTGGCTCGACGGTGGTGCCGGTACCGGCCGCCGTCTGGCTGCTCGGTTCGGCGCTGGGGATGATGGGAGTGCTCCGCCGCCGCGCCAGATCCTGA
- a CDS encoding LemA family protein, whose translation MRIVLSALLMTACLALSGCGYNTIQTNDEAVKAAWSEVINQYQRRADLIPNLVNTVKGFAAQEQAVLIGVTEARARATSIQMTPEMLNDPEAIRKFQAAQGELTTALKSLLMVTENYPDLKSDQNFRDLQAQLEGTENRISVARNRYIESVQAFNGTIRRFPVNLTAMLFGYEVRPNFTVENEAAIARPPAVDFSPAPAPPAGAPAQPAT comes from the coding sequence ATGCGCATCGTCCTTTCCGCCTTGCTCATGACGGCCTGCCTGGCCCTGTCCGGCTGCGGCTACAACACGATCCAGACGAACGACGAGGCAGTCAAGGCCGCATGGTCGGAGGTCATCAACCAGTACCAGCGTCGCGCCGATCTCATCCCGAACCTCGTGAACACGGTGAAGGGTTTTGCCGCACAGGAGCAGGCGGTCCTCATCGGCGTGACGGAGGCGCGCGCCCGCGCGACCTCCATCCAGATGACGCCGGAGATGCTGAACGACCCCGAGGCGATCAGGAAATTCCAGGCCGCGCAGGGCGAACTGACGACGGCGCTGAAGAGCCTGCTCATGGTGACGGAGAACTATCCGGACCTGAAGTCGGACCAGAACTTCCGCGACCTGCAGGCGCAGCTCGAGGGCACCGAGAACCGCATCAGCGTTGCGCGCAACCGCTACATCGAATCGGTGCAGGCCTTCAACGGCACGATCCGCCGCTTTCCGGTCAATCTCACGGCGATGCTGTTCGGCTACGAGGTGCGGCCGAATTTCACCGTCGAGAACGAGGCGGCCATCGCCCGGCCGCCGGCGGTGGACTTCAGCCCGGCACCGGCGCCGCCCGCGGGCGCGCCCGCACAGCCTGCGACCTGA
- a CDS encoding TPM domain-containing protein: MSIGRAWRHLFATGWGTRRRFTAPVRARIEAAIAAAERRHAGQIRFAIETALDLPDLWQGVTPRERAVDVFGQLGVWNTAGNNGVLIYVLMADHDVEIVADRAIAARVGQDQWEAICREMEREFRAGRYAGGAEAGIAGVGRLLAQHFPGRDADRNEQPDAPTIL, translated from the coding sequence ATGTCGATCGGGCGCGCATGGCGGCATCTGTTCGCGACGGGCTGGGGCACGCGCCGGCGCTTCACGGCGCCCGTGCGTGCGCGCATCGAGGCCGCCATCGCGGCAGCCGAGCGCCGGCATGCCGGCCAGATCCGCTTCGCGATCGAAACGGCACTCGACCTGCCGGATCTCTGGCAGGGCGTCACGCCGCGCGAGCGTGCGGTGGACGTATTCGGCCAGCTCGGTGTCTGGAACACCGCCGGCAACAACGGCGTCCTGATCTACGTGCTCATGGCCGACCACGACGTCGAGATCGTTGCCGACCGTGCGATCGCCGCGCGCGTCGGGCAGGACCAGTGGGAGGCGATCTGCCGGGAGATGGAACGGGAGTTCCGCGCGGGCCGCTATGCCGGGGGCGCCGAGGCCGGCATTGCGGGCGTCGGGCGCCTGCTCGCGCAGCACTTTCCGGGGCGGGACGCGGACCGCAACGAGCAGCCGGACGCGCCGACGATACTGTAG
- a CDS encoding YgcG family protein: MTRAFRLRIAAAAFLAFAALPAVAPAAPLLPIPPLQARVTDLTGTLDAGERSALESKLAAFEARKGAQIAVLMVPTTRPEEIEQYSIRVVDAWKLGREKPDDGALLLVAKDDRTLRIEVGRGLEGALTDLVSNRIIDETIVPRFREGDFAGGVAAGVDRIIAVVDGEELPPPDSHWQQAPEDLGNLVPFLFFIVVFVSGTLRAILGRALGSIATGGITGGVAWVITQALGLSLGIGVVGFVLSLFLALGNGGRWASRAGRGGWSGGGFGSGGGFRGGGGSFGGGGASGRW; encoded by the coding sequence ATGACGCGCGCGTTCCGGCTGCGCATCGCCGCGGCTGCGTTCCTGGCGTTCGCGGCGCTGCCGGCGGTGGCACCCGCCGCGCCGCTGCTGCCGATCCCGCCGCTGCAGGCGCGTGTCACCGACCTCACCGGCACGCTGGACGCCGGTGAGCGCAGCGCGCTCGAGTCAAAGCTCGCCGCGTTCGAAGCGCGGAAGGGCGCGCAGATCGCCGTGCTGATGGTGCCGACGACGCGACCCGAGGAGATCGAGCAGTACTCGATCCGGGTCGTGGACGCCTGGAAGCTCGGTCGCGAGAAACCGGACGACGGCGCGCTGCTCCTCGTCGCGAAGGACGACCGGACGCTTCGCATCGAGGTCGGCCGCGGGCTCGAAGGCGCGCTCACCGATCTCGTCTCCAACCGCATCATCGACGAGACGATCGTGCCGCGCTTCCGCGAGGGCGACTTCGCGGGCGGCGTGGCCGCGGGCGTCGACCGGATCATCGCGGTCGTGGATGGCGAGGAACTGCCGCCGCCGGATTCCCACTGGCAGCAGGCTCCCGAGGATCTCGGCAACCTCGTGCCATTCCTCTTCTTCATCGTCGTCTTCGTGTCGGGCACCCTCCGGGCGATCCTCGGCCGCGCGCTCGGTTCGATCGCGACGGGCGGCATCACTGGCGGCGTGGCGTGGGTCATCACGCAGGCACTCGGGCTTTCGCTCGGCATCGGGGTCGTCGGCTTCGTGCTCTCGCTCTTTCTCGCCCTTGGCAACGGCGGCCGCTGGGCGAGCCGCGCCGGTCGCGGCGGCTGGTCCGGCGGTGGTTTCGGCTCGGGCGGCGGTTTCCGCGGTGGCGGCGGCAGCTTCGGGGGTGGCGGCGCCTCGGGGCGCTGGTAG
- a CDS encoding MarC family protein — MLQFFLRGLVLVPVTLLPIINPLSTAPIFAATVGANRDLAARLARQVAINSWFVLVSSMLIGTYVLELFGISLAVVRLGGGLLVAATAWRLLHHTEDDDVHAVAAEKAAELSDVEIMQRSFFPITFPLTTGPGTIAASIALAARVPSKPTMYAVGIVVAVLGSALVSLTLYLIFRNATIVLLRLGRIGTLVMIRIVAFILLCIGLQIMWTGWAELNSIPS, encoded by the coding sequence GTGCTGCAATTCTTCCTGCGGGGGCTGGTGCTGGTGCCCGTCACGCTGCTGCCGATCATCAACCCGCTCAGTACCGCGCCGATTTTCGCGGCGACCGTGGGTGCGAACCGGGATCTGGCGGCGCGCCTGGCGCGACAGGTCGCGATCAACAGCTGGTTCGTGCTGGTGAGCTCGATGCTGATTGGCACCTATGTGCTGGAGCTGTTCGGTATTTCGCTGGCTGTCGTGCGTCTCGGCGGCGGCCTGCTGGTCGCGGCGACTGCCTGGCGCCTGCTGCACCACACCGAGGATGACGACGTCCACGCCGTTGCTGCGGAGAAAGCCGCGGAGCTTTCGGATGTGGAGATCATGCAACGCAGTTTCTTCCCGATCACGTTTCCGCTGACCACCGGGCCCGGCACGATTGCCGCCTCGATCGCGCTCGCGGCGCGGGTGCCTTCGAAGCCGACCATGTACGCTGTCGGCATCGTGGTGGCCGTCCTCGGGTCCGCGCTCGTCTCGCTGACGCTGTACCTGATCTTCAGGAATGCCACGATAGTGCTGCTCCGACTCGGCCGGATCGGCACGCTCGTGATGATCCGCATCGTGGCGTTCATCCTCCTGTGTATCGGCCTGCAGATCATGTGGACGGGCTGGGCCGAGCTGAACTCGATTCCGTCCTGA
- the tal gene encoding transaldolase produces MNRTRLLRDLGQSLWLDNITRTLLDAGTLHRYIKEYGITGLTSNPTIFEHAIGGSSAYDAGIRDKTAAGRSGEALFTELALEDLRRAADLFRTAFDATSQVDGWVSMELSPLLAADTPGSIAAAAQIVRQADRPNLFVKIPGTPAGIAAIEESICAGVPVNVTLLFSREQYLAAAQAYLRGIERRIAAGRDPRVASVASLFVSRWDRAVSATVPRELRNRLGIAIAGRTYRAYRELLASARWRRLAAAGASPQRLLWASTGTKDPDAAPTLYVEALAAPDTINTVPEETLQAFAARGELRGVMAEDGGDAEAMLARFAQADVDVDALAGRLQGEGAQAFVKSWQALMQRIAEKSGSVAVASRAQP; encoded by the coding sequence ATGAACCGAACCCGCCTGTTGCGTGACCTCGGCCAGAGTCTCTGGCTCGACAACATCACCCGCACGCTGCTCGACGCTGGCACGCTGCACCGCTATATAAAGGAGTACGGCATCACCGGGCTCACGTCGAACCCGACGATCTTCGAGCACGCGATCGGCGGCAGCAGCGCCTACGACGCGGGTATCCGCGACAAGACCGCGGCCGGCCGCTCCGGCGAGGCGCTGTTCACCGAGCTGGCACTCGAGGACCTGCGCCGTGCGGCTGACCTGTTCCGCACGGCTTTCGATGCCACCTCCCAGGTCGATGGCTGGGTGTCGATGGAGCTCTCGCCGCTGCTTGCGGCCGACACGCCGGGCAGCATCGCGGCGGCGGCGCAAATCGTCCGGCAGGCCGACCGCCCCAACCTGTTCGTCAAGATTCCCGGCACGCCCGCAGGCATTGCCGCGATTGAGGAATCGATCTGCGCCGGCGTGCCGGTCAACGTGACGCTGCTCTTTTCGCGTGAGCAGTATCTGGCCGCTGCGCAAGCCTACCTACGCGGCATCGAGCGGCGCATTGCGGCCGGGCGCGATCCGCGCGTTGCGTCGGTGGCCTCGCTGTTCGTGAGCCGCTGGGACCGGGCGGTCAGTGCCACGGTGCCGCGCGAGCTGCGCAACCGCCTCGGGATCGCGATCGCGGGGCGGACCTACCGTGCCTATCGCGAGCTGCTGGCGTCCGCGCGCTGGCGCCGGCTGGCGGCCGCGGGAGCATCACCGCAGAGGTTGCTGTGGGCGAGCACCGGCACCAAGGACCCCGACGCTGCGCCGACCCTGTACGTAGAGGCGCTGGCTGCGCCCGACACCATCAACACCGTGCCCGAGGAAACCCTGCAGGCCTTTGCTGCGCGGGGCGAGCTGCGCGGCGTGATGGCCGAGGACGGCGGCGACGCCGAGGCGATGCTGGCACGCTTCGCGCAGGCAGACGTCGATGTCGATGCCCTGGCCGGGCGGCTACAGGGCGAGGGCGCGCAGGCGTTCGTGAAGTCCTGGCAGGCGCTCATGCAGCGCATCGCCGAGAAGAGCGGGTCGGTGGCCGTCGCCAGCCGGGCCCAACCGTGA